TGATGGAGGAAGACACGAGGGTCTTGCCGACCACCGACTCCGGGTTCCACCCTGTGCGGTTGCGGTACAGGTAGTCGATCGCGACGGCGAGGTAGTGGTTGGGGTTCATCAGCCCGCCGTCCGGCGTCACGATGCCGTGGCGGTCGGCATCGGCGTCGTTTCCAGTGGCGACGTCGAAGGCGCCCGTGCCTGCCGAAGCGCTGTCCGACATGCGCTTGATAAGAGAGGCCATGGCCGACGGCGAGGAGCAGTCCATGCGGATCTTCTCGTCCCAGTCGAGGGTCATGAAAGCCCACTGCGGGTCCACGGTGGGGTTGACCACGGTCAGGTCGAGCTGGTGACGCTCGCCGATTTCACCCCAGTAGTCCACTGAGGCGCCGCCCATGGGGTCCGCACCGATGCGCACGCCGGCGGTGCGGATCGCATCGAGGTCCAGGACGGATGGGAGGTCGTCCACATAGCTGCTCAGGAAATCGAACTTGCCCGTGCCATCCGCTTTGAGGGCGTCGTTCAAAGGTATCCGCTTGACGCCGCGCAGCCCGTTTTCCAGGAGCTCGTTGGCGCGGTTGGCGATCCAGCCGGTGGCGTCCGTGTCGGCAGGGCCGCCGTGAGGAGGGTTGTACTTGAAACCGCCGTCGGCCGGAGGGTTGTGGCTCGGGGTGACCACGATGCCGTCCGCCTGGGGCTGCCCAGGGCCGGCTTCGTTGTTGTACTTGAGGATCGCGTGGCTCAGGGCCGGGGTGGGCGTGTAGCCGTGGCGCGCGTCGATCAGCACATTGACGCCGTTGGCAGCGAGCACTTCGAGGGCGGAATTCTGCGCTGGTTCGCTGAGCCCGTGGGTGTCCTTGGCCAGGAAGAGAGGACCGGTGATGCCCTGCCCGGCGCGATATTCCACAATCGCCTGGGTGATGGCGAGGATATGCCCTTCATTGAATGAGGCCTTGAGGCTCGACCCCCGATGCCCGGAGGTGCCGAAGGCAACGCGCTGCGCGGGATCACTCAGATCCGGCGTCACGTCGTAGTACGCGTCAAGAAGAGCGGTGATGTCTACAAGGTCCTGGGGAAGGGCAACAGTGCCCGCACGGCTAGCCATTGACCCAGCATGCCAGACCGTCAGGTGAGCTTGAAGAGAAAACCCACTATTGCGGTGCCTGTGACTTCGTATTTCCGTTTGACCGACGAAGATTCACCGCCCGTTTACCGGAGCGCGGCATGGGGTTGGGAAGCCGGGGCTCCGGAGCTTATGTGCGCCTTCGCTCGGCGGTAGGCTGGGCACAAAGACTCGCAAGGGGGATTTTCCATGACCGACCAGCCAGCTAAACCCGAGAACGCTCCCGAGGGCGACGAACCGCCCAAAGGCTACGAACCGCCGTCGTACATTCCGCCCGCATCCCAACCCGGCGAAAACCCGTACGGCGGGCAGCCGTTTGCCTCGCCGGCGGCTTCCGGCCCCTATGGCCAGCCGCAACAGCCGCAATCGCCTCAGTCGCAGGAACCGTACGGCCAGCCCCAGGGCGGCCCGGCGCAATTCGGCCAGCCCGCCTACGGACAGCAGCCGCCGAGCCCCTACGGACAGCCTGCTTCGCCGTATGGGCAACCTCCCCAAGGGCCCCCTGCATACGGTCAGCCGGCCAGCCCTTACGGACAG
This genomic interval from Arthrobacter sp. FW306-2-2C-D06B contains the following:
- the pgm gene encoding phosphoglucomutase (alpha-D-glucose-1,6-bisphosphate-dependent); the encoded protein is MASRAGTVALPQDLVDITALLDAYYDVTPDLSDPAQRVAFGTSGHRGSSLKASFNEGHILAITQAIVEYRAGQGITGPLFLAKDTHGLSEPAQNSALEVLAANGVNVLIDARHGYTPTPALSHAILKYNNEAGPGQPQADGIVVTPSHNPPADGGFKYNPPHGGPADTDATGWIANRANELLENGLRGVKRIPLNDALKADGTGKFDFLSSYVDDLPSVLDLDAIRTAGVRIGADPMGGASVDYWGEIGERHQLDLTVVNPTVDPQWAFMTLDWDEKIRMDCSSPSAMASLIKRMSDSASAGTGAFDVATGNDADADRHGIVTPDGGLMNPNHYLAVAIDYLYRNRTGWNPESVVGKTLVSSSIIDRVAAGLGRKLVEVPVGFKWFVPGLLSGEGAFGGEESAGASFNKRDGSVWTTDKDGILLALLASEITAVTGKSPSQLYKGLTDQFGAPVYARIDAAATREQKAKLGKLSAADVTATTLAGEDITAKLTEAPGNGASIGGLKVVTENAWFAARPSGTEDVYKIYAESFKGADHLKQVQDEAKALVDGVIS
- a CDS encoding DUF4190 domain-containing protein, which codes for MTDQPAKPENAPEGDEPPKGYEPPSYIPPASQPGENPYGGQPFASPAASGPYGQPQQPQSPQSQEPYGQPQGGPAQFGQPAYGQQPPSPYGQPASPYGQPPQGPPAYGQPASPYGQPAYYGMPVEPKGLSIASMCCGIAVFVGLGFFVLPQIAAVILGHMALRKEPAGKGMAIAGLVMGYLGIVGVIIFWVFIAIFAATASRYNYNY